One genomic region from Nymphaea colorata isolate Beijing-Zhang1983 chromosome 10, ASM883128v2, whole genome shotgun sequence encodes:
- the LOC116262783 gene encoding nitrate reductase [NADH] 1-like, translating into MATRVENRRFDSLESGRPTGRRALKLSRPQPNGRTDPPSLVLNADLLAMSSFSPSCQPPNKAEQPETDSEEEEAVVEEGWRLPSPAADPLPPPVLDPRDQGTSDDWIPRNPTLVRLTGKHPFNCEPPLGRLMHHGFITPAPLHYVRNHGAVPRTSWDDWTVEVCGLVRRPAKLTMKQLVEEFPARELPVTLVCAGNRRKEQNMVKQTIGFNWGAAGVSTSVWRGARLCDVLTRCGILSSRRGALNVCFEGAEDLPGGGGSKYGTSIQRSIAMDPSNDIILAYMQNGEKLMPDHGFPVRMIIPGFIGGRMVKWLRRIMVTPVESDNYYHYKDNRVLPSHVDAELADSKGWWYKPEHIINELNINSAITTPGHDDVLPIDSSTTQKPYTLRGYAYSGGGKKVTRVEVTLDGGETWLVCNLNRPEKPNKYGKYWCWCFWSLDVEVLQLLGAKEIAVRAWDQTHNTQPEKLIWNLMGMMNNCWFRVKINVCKPHRGEVGLVFEHPTLPGNQSGGWMARQKHLEMSEAAQAMKKSVSTPFMNTSAKKFTMSEVKRHCTEESAWIVIHDHVYDCTAFLKDHPGGADSILINAGADCTDEFDAIHSDKAKAMLDAYRIGELLPTGYSSSASASSSPNTSVHGAFNLLHLSTINETAAPSRPAALVPREKIPCRLVSKTAISPDVRVFRFELPSTDQVLGLPVGKHIMVSATIDGKLCIRAYTPVSPVDQVGHFDLLVRVYYKGVNPTFPKGGLMSQHLDSLPLGSTVDIKGPVGHIEYAGRGSFKLGQGKRRHAKRLAMIAGGTGITPIYQVIQAVLSDPSDETQMHLVYANRSEEGILLREELDGWARQHPTRLKVWYVVSQCGRDDWDYSVGHVTEEVLRGNIPEGSTPETLALVCGPPAMLELAVLPNLVKLGYDVKDSCLQF; encoded by the exons ATGGCGACCCGGGTAGAAAACCGGCGTTTCGACTCCCTAGAGAGCGGAAGACCCACCGGCCGCAGAGCCTTGAAACTCAGCCGACCGCAGCCCAACGGCCGGACAGACCCTCCTTCGCTCGTTCTCAACGCCGATCTCCTCGCCATGTCCTCCTTTTCCCCATCCTGCCAGCCACCAAACAAGGCAGAGCAGCCAGAGACGGACagtgaggaggaggaggcggtgGTGGAAGAAGGATGGCGGTTGCCCTCACCCGCCGCCGACCCGTTGCCACCACCGGTACTAGACCCGAGGGACCAGGGAACGTCGGACGACTGGATCCCCCGGAACCCCACCTTGGTGCGGCTGACCGGCAAGCACCCGTTCAACTGCGAGCCGCCGCTGGGCCGCCTCATGCACCACGGCTTCATCACGCCCGCCCCGCTGCACTACGTCCGCAACCATGGCGCGGTGCCGAGGACCAGCTGGGACGACTGGACGGTCGAGGTGTGCGGCCTCGTGCGGCGGCCGGCGAAGCTCACCATGAAGCAGCTGGTGGAGGAGTTCCCCGCCCGGGAGCTCCCCGTGACGCTTGTGTGCGCCGGCAACCGGCGCAAGGAGCAGAACATGGTGAAGCAGACCATCGGCTTCAACTGGGGAGCCGCCGGCGTCTCCACCAGCGTCTGGCGCGGCGCCAGGCTCTGCGACGTCCTCACTCGGTGCGGCATCCTCAGCAGCCGCAGGGGCGCGCTCAACGTCTGCTTCGAGGGGGCGGAGGACCTGCCCGGCGGCGGCGGGTCCAAGTACGGCAccagcatccagaggagtatAGCCATGGACCCCTCCAATGACATCATCCTGGCGTACATGCAGAACGGCGAGAAGCTCATGCCGGACCACGGCTTTCCGGTGCGGATGATCATCCCAGGCTTCATCGGCGGCCGGATGGTGAAGTGGCTCCGCCGCATCATGGTCACCCCGGTCGAGTCGGACAACTACTACCATTACAAGGACAACCGGGTTCTCCCCTCCCACGTTGACGCCGAGCTCGCTGACTCCAAAG GGTGGTGGTACAAGCCGGAGCACATCATCAACGAGCTGAACATCAACTCGGCGATCACGACGCCCGGCCACGACGATGTGCTGCCCATCGATTCGTCGACAACGCAGAAGCCGTATACCTTGAGAGGATACGCATATTCCG GCGGAGGGAAGAAGGTGACGCGGGTGGAGGTGACGTTGGACGGCGGCGAGACATGGCTCGTCTGCAATCTCAACCGCCCGGAGAAGCCCAACAAGTACGGGAAGTACTGGTGCTGGTGCTTCTGGTCCCTCGACGTCGAGGTCCTCCAGCTGCTGGGCGCCAAGGAGATCGCCGTCAGGGCTTGGGACCAAACCCACAACACCCAGCCTGAGAAGCTCATCTGGAACCTcatg GGGATGATGAACAATTGCTGGTTCAGGGTGAAGATCAACGTATGCAAGCCGCACAGGGGAGAGGTGGGGCTGGTGTTCGAGCACCCGACTTTGCCGGGCAACCAGTCCGGCGGTTGGATGGCTCGCCAGAAGCACCTGGAGATGTCGGAGGCGGCGCAGGCCATGAAGAAGAGCGTCTCCACTCCCTTCATGAACACCTCCGCCAAGAAGTTCACCATGTCCGAGGTCAAGAGGCACTGCACCGAGGAGTCGGCGTGGATCGTCATCCACGACCACGTGTACGACTGCACCGCATTCCTCAAGGACCACCCCGGCGGCGCCGATAGCATTCTAATCAACGCCGGCGCGGACTGCACGGACGAGTTCGACGCCATCCACTCGGACAAGGCGAAGGCGATGCTCGACGCGTACCGGATCGGCGAGCTCCTCCCTACCGGCTACAGCTCTTCCGCCTCGGCCAGCAGTTCCCCCAACACTTCGGTCCACGGCGCGTTCAACCTCTTACACCTGTCCACCATCAACGAGACTGCTGCGCCTTCCCGGCCGGCGGCGCTCGTGCCGCGCGAGAAGATTCCCTGCCGGCTCGTCTCGAAGACGGCGATATCGCCGGACGTCCGTGTCTTCCGATTCGAGCTCCCGTCCACGGACCAAGTTTTGGGGCTCCCCGTGGGGAAGCACATCATGGTGAGCGCGACCATCGACGGGAAGCTTTGCATCCGAGCCTACACGCCGGTGAGCCCGGTGGACCAGGTGGGTCACTTTGACCTACTGGTAAGGGTCTACTACAAGGGCGTGAACCCCACCTTCCCCAAAGGTGGGCTCATGTCCCAGCACCTCGACTCGCTCCCCCTGGGCTCGACGGTGGACATCAAGGGGCCGGTGGGGCACATCGAGTACGCCGGCCGGGGCAGCTTCAAGCTCGGCCAAGGCAAGCGCCGGCACGCCAAGAGGCTGGCCATGATCGCCGGCGGCACCGGAATCACGCCCATATACCAAGTCATCCAGGCCGTTCTGAGCGACCCATCGGACGAGACCCAAATGCACCTCGTCTACGCAAACCGATCGGAGGAGGGCATACTTCTGAGGGAGGAGCTGGACGGGTGGGCTCGGCAGCACCCGACGCGCCTGAAGGTGTGGTACGTGGTGAGCCAGTGCGGGAGAGATGACTGGGATTACAGCGTCGGTCACGTGACGGAGGAGGTGCTCAGGGGGAATATTCCGGAGGGGTCGACGCCGGAGACGCTGGCTCTGGTGTGCGGGCCGCCCGCCATGCTCGAGCTCGCTGTGTTGCCTAACCTTGTGAAGCTTGGCTATGATGTCAAGGACTCGTGCTTGCAGTTCTGA